The Brassica napus cultivar Da-Ae chromosome C7, Da-Ae, whole genome shotgun sequence genome has a segment encoding these proteins:
- the LOC125590309 gene encoding subtilisin-like protease SBT2.3 isoform X2 gives MARVMLVNFGFLLLVMISFGFLSNILGQQQDDAGDDDDDDTAVYIVTLKQPPFVHLFEEEELKQIRHRHQSPMHGHTSKFKPKLQPRNISRKRHGRGRPKRPPSIAQTHDSFLRKTLKGEKYIKLYSYNYLINGFAVFVSSQQAEKLSMRKEVANIVLDFSVRTATTYTPQFMGLPEGAWVKEGGFETAGEGIVIGFIDTGIDPNHPSFSDKDINSQHSYPTPKHFSGVCEVTPDFPSGSCNKKLVGARHFVQSAITRGTFNSSEDYASPFDGDGHGTHTASIAAGNHGVPVIVSNHSFGNASGIAPRAQISVYKALYKSFGGFAADVVAAIDQAAQDGVDILSLSITPNRKPPGVATFFNPIDMAILSAVKTGIFVVQAAGNTGPSPKSMSSFSPWIFTVGASSHDRVYSNSITLGNNVTIPGVGFSSPTDDGKMYKMVSAFHALNNSTSVDTDMYLGECQDYENYNQELVSENLLMCSYSVRFVLGLSTIKQALDVAKNLSAVGVVFYMDPYVLGFQINPTPMDMPGIIIPSAEDSKILLKYYNSSIERDATTNEIVEFGAVAAIEGGLNANFSNKAPMVMYYSARGPDPEDNSFNDADILKPNLVAPGNSIWGAWSSASIDSTEFEGEKFAMMSGTSMAAPHVAGVAALIKQTYPNFSPSAIASALSTTALLNDNRGGPIMAQRTYANPDQSLLNATPFDMGSGFVNATAALDPGLIFDTSFEDYMSFLCGINGSDSVVLNYTGIDCSSSNSSTISGFDLNLPSITVSTLNGKQVFKRSVRNIAGNETYNVGWSPPYGVSMKVSPSLFSIGTGETQVLSITLEPTKNSSSSSFGRIGLFGKAGHVVNIPVSVIAKIVLS, from the exons CTATGCATGGCCACACTTCtaaattcaaaccaaaattaCAACCAAG AAACATTTCCAGGAAACGTCATGGGAGGGGGAGGCCAAAAAGACCACCATCTATTGCTCAAACTCATGATTCTTTCTTGAGAAAGACattaaaaggagaaaaatatataaagcttTATAGctacaattatctaatcaatGGATTTGCCGTCTTTGTTAGCTCACAACAG GCTGAGAAGCTTTCAATGAGAAAAGAAGTAGCAAACATAGTGTTGGACTTCTCTGTTAGGACAGCAACAACATATACTCCACAGTTTATGGGTTTACCAGAAGGAGCATGGGTCAAAGAAGGTGGATTTGAGACTGCTGGAGAAGGAATAGTTATCGGATTTATCGATACTGGAATCGATCCGAATCATCCTAGTTTCAGTGACAAAGACATTAACTCTCAGCATTCATATCCAACCCCTAAGCATTTCTCAGGTGTTTGTGAAGTCACCCCAGATTTTCCATCAGGGTCTTGCAATAAAAAGCTGGTTGGAGCTAGGCATTTCGTGCAATCGGCTATAACTAGAGGAACCTTTAACTCATCTGAAGATTATGCTTCTCCATTCGATGGAGATGGTCATGGAAC ACACACAGCTTCGATTGCTGCTGGTAACCATGGAGTTCCAGTGATAGTTTCTAACCATAGCTTTGGAAATGCTAGTGGAATCGCTCCTCGTGCGCA AATTTCTGTTTACAAGGCATTGTACAAGAGTTTTGGAGGCTTTGCTGCAGATGTTGTTGCAGCTATAGATCAG GCAGCTCAAGATGGAGTAGATATATTAAGTTTATCGATTACACCGAACCGAAAACCTCCTGGTGTTGCCACTTTCTTCAACCCTATAGACATGGCCATACTTTCCGCTGTAAAAACCGGAATTTTTGTAGTCCAAGCTGCAGGAAACACCGGTCCATCGCCTAAAAGCATGTCATCTTTTAGTCCTTGGATTTTCACAGTTGGTGCTTCTTCTCATGATAGAGTTTATTCCAACTCCATAACGCTAGGCAACAATGTAACTATTCCAGGCGTAGGATTCTCAA gTCCTACTGATGATGGAAAGATGTACAAGATGGTCTCAGCTTTTCATGCCTTGAACAATAGCACTTCTGTAGATACAGACATGTATCTAGGTGAATGTCAAGATTATGAAAATTACAATCAAGAACTTGTCTCCGAGAATCTCTTGATGTGTAGCTACTCTGTTCGTTTCGTTCTTGGCCTTTCGACTATAAAACAAGCTTTAGATGTTGCCAAGAATCTATCAGCAGTTGGTGTTGTGTTCTATATGGACCCCTATGTTCTTGGTTTTCAGATCAATCCAACGCCAATGGACATGCCTGGAATCATAATTCCATCTGCAGAAGATTCAAAG attttaCTTAAATACTATAACTCTTCTATTGAGAGAGATGCAACCACCAACGAGATTGTTGAATTTGGAGCAGTTGCAGCCATTGAAGGCGGTTTAAATGCTAACTTCAGTAACAAAGCTCCTATGGTTATGTATTACTCAGCAAGAGGACCTGATCCAGAAGACAACTCCTTTAACGACGCTGACATATTGAAACCTAACCTCGTAGCTCCTGGAAACTCGATTTGGGGTGCTTGGAGTTCCGCTTCCATTGATTCAACCGAGTTTGAAG GTGAGAAATTTGCAATGATGTCTGGTACAAGCATGGCTGCTCCTCATGTAGCTGGTGTGGCTGCACTAATCAAACAAACCTACCCGAACTTTAGTCCTTCGGCAATCGCATCTGCACTTTCAACAACCGCTCTTCTTAATGATAACAGAGGAGGTCCCATTATGGCTCAGCGTACTTATGCCAATCCTGATCAAAGCCTCCTTAACGCAACACCGTTTGATATGGGAAGCGGTTTCGTGAACGCCACGGCAGCTTTAGACCCTGGTTTAATATTTGATACTA GTTTTGAAGACTATATGTCATTTCTTTGTGGAATCAATGGCTCAGATTCAGTGGTGCTTAACTACACTGGGATTGATTGTTCTTCTAGCAACAGCTCAACAATTAGCGGTTTTGATCTCAACTTGCCATCAATCACAGTATCAACCCTTAATGGCAAGCAAGTTTTCAAAAGGTCGGTGAGAAACATAGCTGGAAATGAGACATACAATGTCGGCTGGAGTCCTCCTTATGGTGTTTCAATGAAGGTATCTCCTTCTCTGTTCTCTATAGGAACGGGAGAAACTCAAGTACTAAGCATAACCCTCGAGCCGACAAAGAACAGTTCAAGTTCTAGTTTCGGAAGAATAGGTTTGTTTGGAAAGGCAGGACACGTTGTGAATATTCCTGTATCTGTCATAGCTAAAATCGTTTTGAGCTGA
- the LOC125590309 gene encoding subtilisin-like protease SBT2.3 isoform X1: MARVMLVNFGFLLLVMISFGFLSNILGQQQDDAGDDDDDDTAVYIVTLKQPPFVHLFEEEELKQIRHRHQSPMHGHTSKFKPKLQPRNISRKRHGRGRPKRPPSIAQTHDSFLRKTLKGEKYIKLYSYNYLINGFAVFVSSQQAEKLSMRKEVANIVLDFSVRTATTYTPQFMGLPEGAWVKEGGFETAGEGIVIGFIDTGIDPNHPSFSDKDINSQHSYPTPKHFSGVCEVTPDFPSGSCNKKLVGARHFVQSAITRGTFNSSEDYASPFDGDGHGTHTASIAAGNHGVPVIVSNHSFGNASGIAPRAQISVYKALYKSFGGFAADVVAAIDQAAQDGVDILSLSITPNRKPPGVATFFNPIDMAILSAVKTGIFVVQAAGNTGPSPKSMSSFSPWIFTVGASSHDRVYSNSITLGNNVTIPGVGFSSPTDDGKMYKMVSAFHALNNSTSVDTDMYLGECQDYENYNQELVSENLLMCSYSVRFVLGLSTIKQALDVAKNLSAVGVVFYMDPYVLGFQINPTPMDMPGIIIPSAEDSKILLKYYNSSIERDATTNEIVEFGAVAAIEGGLNANFSNKAPMVMYYSARGPDPEDNSFNDADILKPNLVAPGNSIWGAWSSASIDSTEFEGEKFAMMSGTSMAAPHVAGVAALIKQTYPNFSPSAIASALSTTALLNDNRGGPIMAQRTYANPDQSLLNATPFDMGSGFVNATAALDPGLIFDTSKFIFKNWITQLNFFFYQFHQNVLFVGFEDYMSFLCGINGSDSVVLNYTGIDCSSSNSSTISGFDLNLPSITVSTLNGKQVFKRSVRNIAGNETYNVGWSPPYGVSMKVSPSLFSIGTGETQVLSITLEPTKNSSSSSFGRIGLFGKAGHVVNIPVSVIAKIVLS, from the exons CTATGCATGGCCACACTTCtaaattcaaaccaaaattaCAACCAAG AAACATTTCCAGGAAACGTCATGGGAGGGGGAGGCCAAAAAGACCACCATCTATTGCTCAAACTCATGATTCTTTCTTGAGAAAGACattaaaaggagaaaaatatataaagcttTATAGctacaattatctaatcaatGGATTTGCCGTCTTTGTTAGCTCACAACAG GCTGAGAAGCTTTCAATGAGAAAAGAAGTAGCAAACATAGTGTTGGACTTCTCTGTTAGGACAGCAACAACATATACTCCACAGTTTATGGGTTTACCAGAAGGAGCATGGGTCAAAGAAGGTGGATTTGAGACTGCTGGAGAAGGAATAGTTATCGGATTTATCGATACTGGAATCGATCCGAATCATCCTAGTTTCAGTGACAAAGACATTAACTCTCAGCATTCATATCCAACCCCTAAGCATTTCTCAGGTGTTTGTGAAGTCACCCCAGATTTTCCATCAGGGTCTTGCAATAAAAAGCTGGTTGGAGCTAGGCATTTCGTGCAATCGGCTATAACTAGAGGAACCTTTAACTCATCTGAAGATTATGCTTCTCCATTCGATGGAGATGGTCATGGAAC ACACACAGCTTCGATTGCTGCTGGTAACCATGGAGTTCCAGTGATAGTTTCTAACCATAGCTTTGGAAATGCTAGTGGAATCGCTCCTCGTGCGCA AATTTCTGTTTACAAGGCATTGTACAAGAGTTTTGGAGGCTTTGCTGCAGATGTTGTTGCAGCTATAGATCAG GCAGCTCAAGATGGAGTAGATATATTAAGTTTATCGATTACACCGAACCGAAAACCTCCTGGTGTTGCCACTTTCTTCAACCCTATAGACATGGCCATACTTTCCGCTGTAAAAACCGGAATTTTTGTAGTCCAAGCTGCAGGAAACACCGGTCCATCGCCTAAAAGCATGTCATCTTTTAGTCCTTGGATTTTCACAGTTGGTGCTTCTTCTCATGATAGAGTTTATTCCAACTCCATAACGCTAGGCAACAATGTAACTATTCCAGGCGTAGGATTCTCAA gTCCTACTGATGATGGAAAGATGTACAAGATGGTCTCAGCTTTTCATGCCTTGAACAATAGCACTTCTGTAGATACAGACATGTATCTAGGTGAATGTCAAGATTATGAAAATTACAATCAAGAACTTGTCTCCGAGAATCTCTTGATGTGTAGCTACTCTGTTCGTTTCGTTCTTGGCCTTTCGACTATAAAACAAGCTTTAGATGTTGCCAAGAATCTATCAGCAGTTGGTGTTGTGTTCTATATGGACCCCTATGTTCTTGGTTTTCAGATCAATCCAACGCCAATGGACATGCCTGGAATCATAATTCCATCTGCAGAAGATTCAAAG attttaCTTAAATACTATAACTCTTCTATTGAGAGAGATGCAACCACCAACGAGATTGTTGAATTTGGAGCAGTTGCAGCCATTGAAGGCGGTTTAAATGCTAACTTCAGTAACAAAGCTCCTATGGTTATGTATTACTCAGCAAGAGGACCTGATCCAGAAGACAACTCCTTTAACGACGCTGACATATTGAAACCTAACCTCGTAGCTCCTGGAAACTCGATTTGGGGTGCTTGGAGTTCCGCTTCCATTGATTCAACCGAGTTTGAAG GTGAGAAATTTGCAATGATGTCTGGTACAAGCATGGCTGCTCCTCATGTAGCTGGTGTGGCTGCACTAATCAAACAAACCTACCCGAACTTTAGTCCTTCGGCAATCGCATCTGCACTTTCAACAACCGCTCTTCTTAATGATAACAGAGGAGGTCCCATTATGGCTCAGCGTACTTATGCCAATCCTGATCAAAGCCTCCTTAACGCAACACCGTTTGATATGGGAAGCGGTTTCGTGAACGCCACGGCAGCTTTAGACCCTGGTTTAATATTTGATACTAGTAagtttatattcaaaaattggATCACTCAActaaattttttcttttaccaatttcatcaaaatgtaTTATTTGTAGGTTTTGAAGACTATATGTCATTTCTTTGTGGAATCAATGGCTCAGATTCAGTGGTGCTTAACTACACTGGGATTGATTGTTCTTCTAGCAACAGCTCAACAATTAGCGGTTTTGATCTCAACTTGCCATCAATCACAGTATCAACCCTTAATGGCAAGCAAGTTTTCAAAAGGTCGGTGAGAAACATAGCTGGAAATGAGACATACAATGTCGGCTGGAGTCCTCCTTATGGTGTTTCAATGAAGGTATCTCCTTCTCTGTTCTCTATAGGAACGGGAGAAACTCAAGTACTAAGCATAACCCTCGAGCCGACAAAGAACAGTTCAAGTTCTAGTTTCGGAAGAATAGGTTTGTTTGGAAAGGCAGGACACGTTGTGAATATTCCTGTATCTGTCATAGCTAAAATCGTTTTGAGCTGA
- the BNAC07G18070D gene encoding uncharacterized protein BNAC07G18070D, whose product MSKISKVSSFCLLLLVVVFFLSSQPALSLRLPKPQSELASPQTMIDDSSPMGMIDHAKAMIAGFFSHKFPLMGWPFPKYPPFTMVNPNVPTKPSGAQEESEKLPSSPSKLNKDGRNA is encoded by the coding sequence ATGTCAAAAATCTCAAAGGTTTCTTCTTTCTGTTTACTCCTCCtcgtcgtcgtcttcttcctcagttctcAACCTGCACTCTCACTCCGTCTCCCAAAACCGCAGTCAGAACTAGCATCACCTCAAACCATGATCGATGACTCATCTCCAATGGGAATGATCGACCATGCAAAAGCCATGATTGCTGGATTCTTCAGCCACAAGTTTCCACTAATGGGCTGGCCTTTCCCAAAGTACCCACCCTTCACAATGGTTAACCCTAACGTTCCAACAAAACCATCTGGAGCTCAAGAGGAATCAGAGAAGTTACCTTCTTCCCCAAGCAAACTTAACAAAGATGGACGAAACGCATGA
- the LOC125590310 gene encoding CASP-like protein 1B1, which yields MAVAKLVLAATSGKSSKILLGLRVLAFLATLSAAIVMGLNKETKTFVVGNVGNTPIKATFTAKFQHTPAFVYFVVANAMVSFHNLLMIALQLFGRKTELTGFRLLSIAILDMLNVTLLSAAANAAAFMAEVGKNGNKHARWDKICDRFATYCDHGAGALIAAFAGVVLMLIISAVSISRLVQPNKCSISTTAASTSVVP from the exons ATGGCGGTTGCAAAGCTCGTGTTAGCTGCTACGAGCGGTAAGAGCAGCAAAATACTCTTAGGGCTAAGAGTACTTGCCTTCTTGGCTACGTTATCAGCAGCAATTGTAATGGGATTGAACAAAGAGACGAAGACTTTTGTTGTGGGCAACGTTGGAAATACTCCGATCAAAGCTACCTTCACTGCTAAGTTCCAACACACTCCAGCTTTTGT ATATTTTGTAGTGGCTAATGCAATGGTTAGCTTCCACAACTTGCTGATGATTGCTCTTCAGCTATTTGGAAGAAAGACGGAACTCACTGGTTTTCGTCTTCTTTCCATCGCTATTCTCGACATG CTGAATGTGACTCTGCTATCGGCGGCAGCAAACGCGGCGGCGTTCATGGCGGAGGTGGGGAAGAACGGAAACAAACACGCCAGATGGGACAAAATCTGTGACAGATTCGCCACTTACTGCGACCACGGCGCCGGAGCACTAATTGCAGCCTTCGCCGGCGTGGTACTTATGCTCATTATCTCCGCCGTTTCCATCTCTCGTCTCGTTCAGCCTAATAAATGCTCCATCTCCACCACCGCAGCATCTACCTCCGTCGTCCCTTGA
- the LOC106380463 gene encoding protein LSD1 — protein MQEQLVCRGCRTTLMYPRGAINVCCALCRTINPPQGMDMANIVCGGCATMLMYTRSATSVRCSCCQTLNLVPAPSNQTARINCGHCRIILMYPYGASSVKCAVCQYVTNVHLRNGMAPFSMNRPNVTASPPTTMPSASTTQTVVVENPMSLDESGKLVSNVVVGVTTAKN, from the exons ATGCAGGAGCAGTTGGTATGCCGTGGATGTAGAACAACGTTGATGTATCCAAGAGGAGCTATAAATGTGTGTTGTGCTTTGTGTAGAACCATCAATCCTCCTCAAG GAATGGATATGGCTAACATCGTATGTGGTGGTTGTGCGACAATGCTCATGTATACACGTTCTGCCACTAGCGTTAGATGTTCTTGTTGTCAGACTTTGAACCTTGTCCCAG CACCTTCGAACCAGACGGCGCGTATCAACTGTGGGCATTGTCGGATAATCCTCATGTATCCCTATGGAGCATCATCTGTTAAATGTGCTGTTTGCCAATACGTTACTAATGTTCAt TTGAGAAATGGAATGGCTCCTTTCTCCATGAACCGGCCTAACGTAACAGCTTCTCCACCAACAACAATGCCCTCTGCATCAACT ACCCAAACAGTTGTTGTGGAGAATCCCATGTCCTTGGATGAAAGTGGAAAACTG GTGAGCAATGTTGTTGTTGGAGTAACAACCGCTAAAAATTAA